In Candidatus Binatia bacterium, the following are encoded in one genomic region:
- a CDS encoding ASPIC/UnbV domain-containing protein: protein HRNAWIGLQLVGGMGRKPNKGGKRSNRDGLGAKVTVTSGGHTQMAERRASVGYLSQNDPRMHFGLGAAERVERIDVRWPSGKTQTLTDVPARKVLVVEEPDD from the coding sequence ACACAGGAACGCCTGGATCGGGCTGCAGCTTGTTGGAGGGATGGGTCGAAAGCCGAACAAGGGCGGCAAGCGGTCGAACCGCGACGGTCTCGGTGCAAAGGTGACCGTCACCAGCGGCGGGCACACGCAGATGGCCGAGCGCCGCGCCAGCGTGGGGTACCTCTCTCAAAACGACCCGCGGATGCATTTCGGTCTCGGCGCAGCCGAGCGGGTCGAGCGCATCGACGTCCGCTGGCCATCGGGAAAGACGCAGACGTTGACCGATGTCCCGGCCCGAAAGGTTCTCGTCGTGGAGGAGCCGGATGATTGA